Proteins from one Mycobacterium sp. HUMS_12744610 genomic window:
- the lsr2 gene encoding histone-like nucleoid-structuring protein Lsr2, which yields MAKKVTVTLVDDFDGAGAADETVEFGLDGVTYEIDLSSKNAAKLRGDLKQWVAAGRRVGGRRRGRSGSVRGRGAIDREQSAAIREWARRNGHNVSTRGRIPADVIDAFHAAT from the coding sequence ATGGCGAAAAAAGTGACCGTCACCTTGGTCGATGATTTCGACGGTGCGGGCGCAGCCGACGAAACGGTCGAATTCGGGCTTGACGGGGTGACCTATGAGATCGATCTTTCGTCTAAGAATGCCGCGAAACTGCGCGGCGATCTAAAACAATGGGTCGCGGCGGGCCGCCGCGTCGGCGGTCGGCGTCGCGGGCGTTCCGGCTCCGTGCGTGGACGCGGCGCGATCGACCGCGAACAGAGCGCCGCGATCCGTGAATGGGCCCGCCGCAACGGGCACAACGTGTCGACGCGCGGGCGTATCCCGGCTGACGTCATCGATGCGTTCCACGCGGCGACCTGA
- the folK gene encoding 2-amino-4-hydroxy-6-hydroxymethyldihydropteridine diphosphokinase → MTRVVLSIGSNLGDRLARLQSVVDGLGTAVLAVSPVYETDPWGRVDQAPFLNAVLIADDPACGAQGWLGRAQEFERAAGRVRGERWGPRNLDVDLIACHGDAEVISRENNLTLPHPLAHLRAFVLIPWLAVDPDARLTVAEGPRPVAGLLAELEPADRESVRLTDLTLVPRES, encoded by the coding sequence ATGACGCGCGTCGTGCTCTCCATCGGCTCCAACCTGGGGGACCGGCTGGCGCGGCTGCAATCGGTCGTCGACGGGCTGGGCACGGCGGTGCTGGCGGTGTCGCCGGTCTACGAGACCGATCCCTGGGGCCGCGTGGACCAGGCGCCGTTTCTCAACGCGGTGCTCATCGCCGACGACCCGGCGTGCGGCGCGCAGGGCTGGCTGGGGCGAGCGCAGGAGTTCGAGCGTGCGGCCGGCCGGGTTCGCGGCGAGCGCTGGGGCCCGCGCAACCTCGACGTCGACCTCATCGCCTGCCACGGCGACGCGGAGGTGATCTCCCGCGAGAACAACCTGACGCTGCCGCATCCGCTGGCCCACTTGCGGGCCTTCGTGTTGATCCCGTGGCTGGCCGTCGATCCCGACGCCCGGCTGACGGTCGCCGAGGGGCCGCGCCCGGTCGCCGGACTGCTGGCCGAACTCGAACCCGCCGACCGGGAGAGCGTCCGGTTGACCGACCTGACGCTCGTGCCGCGGGAAAGCTGA
- the folE gene encoding GTP cyclohydrolase I FolE — protein sequence MALPDLDSDASNAAGCVRSFDQQRAEAAIRELLHAIGEDPDRDGLRDTPARVARAYREMFSGLYIDPDTVLNTMFDEDHDELVIVKEIPMYSTCEHHLVSFHGVAHVGYIPGDDGRVTGLSKIARLVDLYAKRPQVQERLTSQIADALVNKLNPRGVIVVVEAEHLCMAMRGVRKPGAVTTTSAVRGQFKRNAASRAEALDLILRK from the coding sequence ATGGCCTTACCGGATCTGGACTCGGACGCCTCCAACGCCGCCGGATGCGTACGGTCGTTCGACCAGCAGCGTGCCGAGGCCGCGATCCGCGAGTTGCTGCACGCGATCGGCGAGGACCCGGACAGGGACGGTTTGCGGGACACTCCGGCGCGCGTGGCGCGGGCCTATCGCGAGATGTTCTCCGGGCTGTACATCGACCCCGACACCGTGCTCAACACCATGTTCGACGAGGACCACGACGAACTGGTGATCGTCAAGGAAATCCCGATGTACTCGACCTGCGAGCACCACCTGGTGTCGTTCCACGGGGTGGCCCACGTCGGCTACATCCCCGGTGACGACGGCAGGGTGACGGGTCTTTCGAAGATCGCGCGGCTGGTCGACCTGTACGCCAAGCGGCCCCAGGTTCAGGAGCGGCTCACCAGTCAGATCGCGGACGCGCTGGTGAACAAGCTCAATCCGCGGGGGGTGATCGTCGTCGTAGAGGCCGAGCACCTGTGCATGGCGATGCGCGGTGTCCGCAAGCCCGGCGCCGTCACCACGACCTCCGCGGTGCGCGGCCAGTTCAAGAGAAACGCTGCCTCGCGAGCCGAGGCGCTCGACCTCATCCTGCGGAAGTGA
- a CDS encoding DUF3180 domain-containing protein → MGPTRRRDLTAAVFVAAMLGYLLVTALYRWFPRITVWTGISLLAVAVGEALWARYVRAKISDCEIGPGPGRLHPLAVARSLVVAKASAWVGALMLGLWIGVLVYFLPRRPWLRVAAEDTTGTVVAAVSALALLVAGLWLQHCCKSPPEPPEHGEGAED, encoded by the coding sequence ATGGGCCCGACCCGCAGACGCGACCTCACGGCCGCGGTCTTCGTCGCCGCGATGCTGGGCTATCTACTGGTCACCGCGCTGTACCGGTGGTTCCCGCGCATCACCGTCTGGACCGGGATCTCGCTGCTCGCGGTGGCCGTCGGCGAGGCGCTGTGGGCCCGCTACGTGCGGGCCAAGATCAGCGACTGCGAGATCGGACCCGGCCCGGGCCGGCTGCATCCGCTGGCGGTGGCGCGCAGCCTGGTGGTGGCCAAGGCGTCGGCGTGGGTGGGCGCGTTGATGCTGGGTCTTTGGATCGGGGTGCTGGTGTACTTCCTGCCGCGCCGGCCCTGGCTGCGCGTCGCTGCCGAGGACACAACCGGGACGGTGGTCGCGGCGGTCAGCGCGCTGGCGCTGCTCGTGGCGGGATTATGGCTGCAGCATTGCTGCAAATCGCCCCCGGAGCCACCGGAGCACGGGGAGGGTGCCGAGGACTAG
- the folB gene encoding dihydroneopterin aldolase, with protein sequence MADRIELRGLALHGRHGVFEHERADGQEFVVDITVWIDLADAAVSDDLADTYDYGALARLAADVVTGPPRNLIETVGAEIADQVMGDRRVHAVEVVVHKPSAPIPQQFADVAVVVRRSRRGGRGSVVPAGGTS encoded by the coding sequence ATGGCTGATCGAATCGAATTGCGCGGCTTGGCACTTCACGGCCGACACGGGGTCTTCGAACACGAGCGCGCCGATGGGCAGGAGTTCGTCGTCGACATCACCGTGTGGATCGATCTCGCCGACGCGGCCGTTAGCGACGACCTGGCCGACACGTACGACTACGGCGCGCTGGCCCGGCTGGCCGCCGACGTGGTGACCGGACCGCCCCGCAACCTGATCGAGACGGTTGGGGCCGAGATCGCCGACCAGGTGATGGGAGATCGGCGGGTGCACGCCGTCGAGGTGGTGGTGCACAAGCCGTCGGCTCCGATTCCGCAGCAGTTCGCCGACGTGGCGGTGGTGGTCCGGCGCTCGCGCCGCGGCGGCCGCGGCTCGGTGGTCCCGGCGGGCGGGACGTCATGA
- the panC gene encoding pantoate--beta-alanine ligase: protein MNRTPRPVFSPGELNVYSAPRDVSDVSRALRQTGRRVMLVPTMGALHDGHLALVRAAKRVPGSVVVVSIFVNPLQFGAGEDLDAYPRTLDDDVALLSGEGVEMVFAPTAAAMYPHGLRTTVQPGPLAVELEGAARPTHFAGVLTVVCKLLQIVRPDRIFFGEKDYQQLVLIRQMVADLNVDVAVVGVPTVREPDGLALSSRNRYLDPTQRELAVTLSAALTAGAHAATAGAVAALDAARSVLGAVPAIEVDYVELRDADLGQLGDGGPGRLLIAARLGGTRLLDNVSIEVGASAGTDGPDRHVQPLWRN, encoded by the coding sequence ATGAACCGGACGCCGCGGCCGGTCTTCAGCCCGGGCGAACTGAACGTGTACTCGGCGCCGCGCGATGTCTCCGACGTCAGCCGGGCGCTGCGCCAGACCGGGCGCCGCGTGATGCTGGTGCCCACCATGGGGGCGCTGCACGACGGTCACCTGGCCCTGGTGCGGGCCGCCAAGCGAGTGCCCGGCTCGGTGGTCGTGGTCTCGATCTTCGTCAACCCGCTGCAGTTCGGCGCGGGCGAAGACCTCGACGCCTACCCCCGCACGCTCGACGACGATGTGGCGCTGCTATCCGGCGAGGGCGTCGAGATGGTGTTCGCGCCCACCGCCGCCGCGATGTATCCCCACGGGCTGCGCACCACCGTGCAGCCGGGTCCGCTGGCGGTCGAGCTCGAGGGCGCCGCGCGCCCGACCCATTTCGCCGGGGTCCTGACGGTGGTGTGCAAGCTGCTGCAGATCGTGCGTCCGGACCGCATCTTCTTCGGGGAGAAGGACTATCAGCAGCTGGTCCTGATCCGTCAGATGGTCGCCGACCTGAACGTCGACGTCGCCGTGGTCGGGGTGCCGACCGTCCGGGAGCCCGACGGGCTGGCGCTGTCGTCGCGCAACCGCTACCTGGACCCGACCCAGCGCGAGCTGGCCGTGACGCTGTCCGCGGCGCTGACGGCCGGCGCGCACGCCGCGACGGCAGGCGCCGTGGCCGCGCTGGACGCGGCCCGCTCCGTGCTCGGTGCCGTGCCCGCGATCGAAGTCGACTACGTGGAACTGCGCGACGCGGACCTCGGCCAGCTGGGAGACGGCGGGCCGGGCCGGCTGCTGATCGCCGCGAGGCTGGGCGGCACCAGGCTGCTGGACAACGTCTCTATCGAAGTGGGAGCTTCCGCCGGCACCGACGGGCCGGACCGACACGTCCAACCACTGTGGAGGAATTGA
- the lysS gene encoding lysine--tRNA ligase has translation MSAADPDLPEQFRIRRDKRARLLAEGREPYPVEIVRTHTLAEVRDAHPDLPVDTATEDVVGVAGRVIFARNSGKLCFATLQDGDGTTLQVMISLDKVGREALDAWKADVDLGDIVYVHGTVISSRRGELSVLADSWQMAAKSLRPLPVAHKEMNEESRVRQRYVDLLVRPQARAVARQRIAVVRAIRGALERRGFLEVETPILQTLAGGAAARPFVTHSNALDMDLYLRIAPELFLKRCVVGGFDRVFELNRVFRNEGADSTHSPEFSMLETYQAYGTYDDSAVVTRELIQEVADEAIGTRQLPLPDGSVYDIDGEWASIQMYPSLSAALGEEITPETTVERLTAIAGRLGVEIPGNRGFGHGKLVEELWEHQVGNTLTAPTFVRDFPVETTPLTRQHRSVAGVTEKWDLYVRGIELATGYSELNDPVVQRERFAAQARAAAAGDDEAMQLDEDFLAALEYAMPPCTGTGMGIDRLLMSLTGLSIRETVLFPIVRPHSG, from the coding sequence GTGAGTGCCGCCGACCCAGACCTTCCCGAGCAGTTCCGGATCCGCCGGGACAAGCGTGCCCGCCTGTTGGCGGAGGGGCGTGAGCCGTACCCGGTCGAGATCGTGCGCACCCACACCCTGGCCGAGGTCCGCGACGCCCACCCCGACCTTCCGGTCGACACCGCAACCGAGGACGTCGTCGGCGTCGCGGGCCGGGTGATATTCGCCCGCAACTCCGGAAAGTTGTGCTTTGCGACCCTGCAGGACGGCGACGGCACCACGCTGCAGGTGATGATCAGCCTCGACAAGGTCGGCAGGGAGGCGCTCGACGCGTGGAAGGCCGACGTCGACCTCGGCGACATCGTGTACGTGCACGGCACCGTGATCAGCTCCCGTCGCGGCGAGTTGTCGGTCCTCGCCGACTCCTGGCAGATGGCGGCCAAGTCCCTGCGGCCGCTGCCCGTCGCGCACAAGGAGATGAACGAAGAGTCCCGGGTGCGGCAGCGCTACGTCGACCTGCTCGTGCGGCCCCAGGCGCGAGCGGTCGCCCGCCAGCGGATCGCCGTGGTCCGGGCGATACGCGGCGCGCTGGAGCGGCGTGGCTTTCTCGAAGTCGAAACCCCGATCTTGCAGACACTGGCCGGCGGCGCGGCGGCCCGGCCGTTCGTCACCCATTCCAATGCTCTCGACATGGATCTCTACCTGCGGATCGCCCCGGAACTCTTCCTCAAACGCTGCGTAGTCGGCGGTTTCGACAGGGTCTTCGAACTTAATCGGGTGTTCCGAAACGAAGGCGCCGATTCGACGCATTCTCCGGAATTCTCCATGTTGGAGACCTACCAGGCGTATGGAACGTATGACGATTCGGCGGTCGTCACCCGGGAGCTTATTCAAGAGGTGGCCGATGAGGCGATCGGCACCCGACAACTGCCGCTGCCCGACGGCAGTGTCTACGACATAGACGGAGAATGGGCGTCGATACAAATGTATCCGTCGCTGTCGGCGGCGCTCGGCGAAGAGATCACCCCGGAAACGACGGTCGAGCGGCTCACCGCGATCGCCGGTCGGCTCGGGGTCGAGATTCCTGGAAATCGTGGTTTCGGGCACGGCAAGCTCGTCGAGGAACTGTGGGAACACCAGGTGGGCAACACGCTGACCGCGCCCACCTTCGTCAGGGACTTTCCAGTCGAGACAACGCCTTTGACGCGCCAGCATCGCAGTGTCGCCGGCGTCACCGAGAAGTGGGACCTCTACGTGCGGGGCATAGAATTGGCCACCGGCTACTCCGAATTGAACGATCCGGTGGTGCAGCGCGAGAGATTTGCCGCGCAGGCGCGCGCCGCCGCCGCCGGCGACGACGAGGCCATGCAGCTCGACGAGGATTTCCTCGCCGCCCTGGAGTACGCGATGCCGCCGTGCACGGGCACCGGAATGGGGATCGACCGCTTGTTGATGTCTTTGACCGGCCTGTCAATTAGAGAGACAGTTTTGTTCCCGATTGTTCGGCCGCACTCGGGCTGA
- a CDS encoding DUF6779 domain-containing protein, producing the protein MTVLSRGARVRRGGRRPGWVLLTALLVLAMGASSALVFTNRVELLKLGVILALWAAVAGAFVSVLYRRQSDADQSRVRDLKLVYDLQLDREISARREYELTVESQLRRELASELRAQNADDVAALRAELNALRTSLEILFDTDLKERPALETLEAEAPPARAYSEWDRNGEGAPVDWVASDRVTSVPRDQSSGALGPEAAAEARADETAIIDVPEEPLSPPRQPPSPPRERVRFYEAPHEPAYAPSQPERRFDSRHRQAPPAQQQAQDWRPVANGLWLPPGTATPTAGESPGRRRRARHISPEEPTEKPREPRDSWAAPGASGPAGSPGDQEAPRPYGESGRRSRSRHSAEYRDFGVRRFTAPDEPAPPPVTAPAAAPPPPPPPAPAPSAAEPPRLAPPPAPEPAPRHGGADGADGADGPPSGGQSVADLLARLQVEPSGGGRRRRRNI; encoded by the coding sequence ATGACCGTTCTGTCCCGCGGCGCCCGGGTACGGCGCGGCGGCCGCAGGCCGGGTTGGGTGCTCTTGACCGCGTTGCTGGTCCTTGCGATGGGGGCCAGTTCCGCACTGGTTTTCACCAACCGTGTGGAACTTCTCAAGCTCGGGGTGATCCTGGCGCTGTGGGCCGCCGTCGCGGGTGCCTTCGTCTCGGTGCTCTACCGTCGGCAGAGCGACGCCGACCAGTCACGGGTGCGTGACCTGAAGCTGGTCTACGACCTGCAACTGGACCGGGAGATCTCGGCCCGCCGTGAGTACGAGCTGACGGTGGAGTCTCAGCTGCGCCGCGAACTCGCCTCCGAGTTGCGCGCCCAGAACGCCGACGACGTCGCGGCGTTGCGCGCGGAGCTGAACGCCCTGCGGACCAGCCTGGAAATCTTGTTCGACACTGACCTCAAGGAGCGGCCCGCGCTGGAGACGCTGGAGGCCGAGGCGCCCCCCGCCCGCGCGTACAGCGAATGGGACCGCAACGGGGAGGGCGCACCCGTCGATTGGGTGGCCAGCGACCGGGTGACCTCGGTCCCGCGCGACCAGTCCTCCGGCGCCCTTGGGCCCGAAGCAGCGGCCGAAGCCCGCGCCGACGAGACGGCGATCATCGACGTGCCCGAGGAACCCCTGTCGCCGCCCCGGCAGCCACCGTCCCCCCCGCGCGAACGCGTGCGCTTCTACGAAGCGCCGCACGAGCCCGCCTACGCGCCGTCGCAGCCGGAGCGGCGTTTCGACTCCCGGCACCGGCAGGCGCCGCCCGCGCAGCAGCAGGCGCAGGATTGGCGGCCGGTCGCCAACGGCCTGTGGCTGCCGCCGGGCACCGCGACTCCCACTGCGGGTGAGTCGCCGGGCCGGCGGCGCCGGGCCCGGCACATCAGCCCCGAAGAGCCCACAGAAAAACCCCGAGAACCCCGAGACTCGTGGGCCGCACCCGGCGCGTCCGGTCCCGCCGGCTCACCCGGCGACCAGGAGGCCCCCCGACCTTATGGCGAGTCGGGCCGCCGCTCGCGGTCGCGCCATTCGGCGGAGTACCGCGACTTCGGCGTCCGCAGGTTCACCGCCCCGGACGAACCTGCCCCGCCTCCGGTCACCGCACCCGCAGCCGCGCCGCCCCCACCGCCGCCGCCGGCCCCGGCGCCGTCGGCCGCCGAGCCGCCGCGACTGGCTCCGCCCCCGGCCCCCGAGCCCGCGCCCCGGCACGGCGGCGCGGACGGCGCCGACGGCGCGGACGGACCGCCCTCCGGTGGGCAGTCCGTGGCCGACCTGCTGGCGCGGTTGCAGGTCGAACCGTCCGGGGGTGGCCGGCGCCGCCGCCGTAACATCTGA
- a CDS encoding type III pantothenate kinase, which yields MLLAIDVRNTHTVVGLLSGSKEHAKVSQHWRIRTESEITADELALTIDGLIGDDSERLTGAVALSTVPSVLHEVRVMLDQSWPSVPHVLIEPGVRTGIPLLVDNPKEVGADRIVNCLAAFQKYAGAAIVVDFGSSICVDVVSAKGEFLGGAIAPGVQVSSDAAAARSAALRRVELARPRSVIGKNTVECMQAGAVFGFAGLVDGLITRIREDVEGFSGDQVTIVATGHTAPLLLPELQTAATYDQHLTLHGLRLVFERNRETQRGRLKTAR from the coding sequence GTGCTGCTGGCCATCGACGTTCGCAACACCCACACCGTCGTCGGGTTGTTGTCCGGCTCGAAGGAGCACGCCAAGGTCTCGCAGCACTGGCGGATCCGCACCGAATCGGAAATCACCGCTGACGAATTGGCGTTGACGATCGACGGCCTGATCGGCGACGACTCCGAACGGCTGACCGGCGCCGTCGCCCTGTCCACCGTCCCGTCGGTGCTGCACGAGGTGCGGGTCATGCTCGACCAGTCCTGGCCGTCGGTGCCCCACGTGCTCATCGAGCCAGGGGTACGCACCGGCATCCCGCTGCTGGTCGACAACCCCAAAGAAGTTGGCGCGGACCGGATCGTCAACTGCCTGGCGGCATTTCAGAAGTACGCGGGCGCGGCGATCGTCGTCGATTTCGGCTCCTCGATCTGCGTGGACGTGGTGTCGGCCAAAGGTGAGTTTCTCGGCGGCGCTATCGCGCCCGGGGTGCAGGTCTCCTCGGATGCCGCCGCGGCCCGCTCGGCTGCGCTGCGCCGCGTCGAGCTGGCCCGGCCCCGTTCGGTGATCGGCAAGAACACCGTCGAATGCATGCAGGCGGGCGCGGTGTTCGGGTTTGCCGGGCTCGTCGACGGTTTGATCACCCGCATCCGCGAGGACGTGGAGGGCTTCTCGGGCGACCAGGTCACCATCGTGGCCACCGGGCACACCGCGCCGCTGCTGCTCCCGGAACTGCAGACCGCCGCCACCTACGACCAGCATCTGACCCTGCACGGCCTGCGGCTGGTCTTCGAGCGCAACCGGGAGACCCAGCGCGGCCGCCTGAAGACGGCGCGCTGA
- the folP gene encoding dihydropteroate synthase: protein MGVVNVTDDSFSDGGRYLDADAAVAHGLALVAEGAEIVDVGGESTRPGATRIDPRVEASRVVQVVKELAAQGVTVSIDTMHADVARAALHSGARIVNDVSGGRADPAMAPLLAEAGVPWVLMHWRPVSPDHPHRAPRYRDVVAEVRAELLSSVDQAVAAGVDPAKLVIDPGLGFAKTGQHNWALLHALPQLVATGIPVLLGASRKRFLGTLLAAPDGSPRPPDGRETATAVISALAALYGAWGVRVHDVRASVDAVKVVGAWTRTGTGHHG, encoded by the coding sequence ATGGGGGTTGTGAACGTCACCGACGATTCGTTCTCGGATGGCGGTCGTTACCTCGATGCCGACGCCGCCGTTGCCCACGGTCTGGCGCTGGTCGCCGAAGGCGCGGAGATCGTCGACGTCGGGGGCGAGTCCACCCGCCCCGGTGCCACACGGATCGACCCCCGGGTCGAGGCGTCCCGCGTCGTCCAGGTCGTCAAAGAGCTTGCCGCGCAAGGCGTCACGGTGAGCATCGACACCATGCACGCCGACGTGGCCAGGGCGGCACTGCACAGCGGCGCGCGCATCGTCAACGACGTCTCCGGCGGGCGGGCCGATCCGGCGATGGCGCCACTGCTCGCCGAAGCGGGCGTGCCCTGGGTGCTGATGCACTGGCGACCTGTGTCGCCCGACCACCCGCACCGCGCCCCCCGCTATCGCGACGTGGTGGCCGAGGTGCGCGCCGAGTTGCTCTCCAGCGTCGACCAAGCGGTGGCCGCGGGCGTCGACCCGGCCAAGTTGGTGATCGACCCGGGTCTGGGTTTCGCCAAGACGGGACAACACAATTGGGCGCTGCTGCATGCCCTGCCCCAGCTGGTCGCCACCGGGATCCCGGTGTTGCTGGGCGCCTCGCGCAAACGGTTCCTCGGGACCCTGCTGGCCGCGCCCGACGGGTCGCCGCGGCCGCCCGACGGCCGCGAGACGGCGACTGCGGTGATCTCCGCGCTGGCCGCCCTGTACGGTGCCTGGGGGGTGCGGGTGCATGACGTGCGTGCCTCGGTCGACGCCGTCAAGGTCGTCGGGGCCTGGACGCGCACCGGGACTGGACACCATGGCTGA
- a CDS encoding Rossmann-like and DUF2520 domain-containing protein has product MVQFDGLRPARLKVGIISAGRVGTALGVALERADHVVVACSAVSHASRHRAQRWLRETPIVPPQDVAAAAELLLLAVPDSELPGLVAGLAATSAVRPGTIVAHTSGANGVGVLAPLTPDCIPLAIHPAMTFTGSDEDIARLPDTCFGITAADDVGYAVGQSLVLEMGGEPFCVREDARVLYHAALAHAGNHIVTVLADALEALRAALRGQELLGLGVPPACGGESVDDQPGGIAERIVGPLARAALDNTLQRGQAALTGPVARGDAAAVAGHLAALARADPDLADAYRVNALRTARRAHAPDDVVEVLAG; this is encoded by the coding sequence ATGGTGCAGTTCGACGGTTTGCGCCCAGCCCGGCTCAAGGTGGGCATCATCTCGGCCGGCCGGGTGGGAACCGCCCTGGGCGTCGCGCTGGAGCGCGCCGACCACGTCGTGGTGGCCTGCAGCGCCGTCAGCCACGCGTCCCGGCACCGGGCGCAGCGGTGGCTGCGCGAAACCCCGATCGTCCCGCCGCAGGACGTGGCGGCCGCCGCCGAATTGTTGCTGTTGGCGGTGCCCGATAGCGAACTTCCCGGCCTGGTGGCGGGTCTGGCCGCGACGTCGGCGGTGCGGCCGGGCACGATCGTTGCGCACACCTCCGGTGCCAACGGGGTCGGTGTGCTCGCGCCGCTGACGCCCGACTGCATACCGCTGGCGATCCACCCGGCGATGACGTTCACCGGGTCCGACGAGGACATCGCCAGACTGCCGGACACCTGCTTCGGCATCACCGCGGCCGACGACGTCGGGTACGCGGTGGGACAGTCCCTGGTGCTGGAGATGGGCGGCGAGCCGTTCTGCGTCCGCGAGGACGCCCGGGTGCTCTACCACGCGGCCCTGGCACACGCGGGCAACCACATCGTGACCGTGCTGGCCGATGCGCTCGAGGCGTTGCGGGCCGCGCTGCGCGGTCAGGAACTGCTCGGGCTGGGGGTACCTCCCGCGTGCGGGGGAGAGTCCGTCGACGATCAGCCCGGTGGCATCGCCGAACGCATCGTGGGTCCGTTGGCGCGGGCGGCGCTGGACAACACCCTGCAACGCGGCCAGGCCGCCCTCACCGGCCCGGTCGCCCGCGGGGACGCGGCGGCGGTCGCCGGGCACCTGGCGGCGCTGGCGCGCGCCGACCCCGACCTGGCGGACGCCTACCGGGTGAACGCCCTGCGGACCGCCCGGCGCGCGCACGCCCCCGACGATGTCGTCGAGGTGCTGGCGGGATGA
- the panD gene encoding aspartate 1-decarboxylase — protein MQRTMLKSKIHRATVTQADLHYVGSVTIDADLMDAADLLEGEQVTIVDIDNGARLVTYAITGERGTGVIGINGAAAHLVHPGDLVILIAYGTMEDAQARSYRPRIVFVDADNKPVDLGHDPAFVPADAADLLNPRIGVG, from the coding sequence ATGCAACGGACGATGCTGAAATCGAAGATCCACCGCGCCACGGTCACGCAGGCCGACCTGCACTATGTCGGCTCGGTGACCATCGACGCCGACCTGATGGACGCCGCGGACCTGCTCGAGGGCGAACAGGTGACCATCGTCGACATCGACAACGGGGCCCGTCTGGTCACCTACGCGATCACCGGCGAGCGGGGCACCGGGGTGATCGGGATCAACGGTGCCGCAGCGCATCTGGTCCACCCCGGCGATCTGGTCATCCTGATCGCCTACGGGACGATGGAAGACGCGCAGGCCCGCAGCTACCGGCCCCGGATCGTGTTCGTCGACGCCGACAACAAGCCGGTCGACCTGGGCCACGACCCGGCGTTCGTCCCGGCTGACGCCGCCGACTTGCTGAACCCGCGCATCGGTGTGGGGTAG